In the Malania oleifera isolate guangnan ecotype guangnan chromosome 1, ASM2987363v1, whole genome shotgun sequence genome, one interval contains:
- the LOC131163302 gene encoding uncharacterized protein LOC131163302 isoform X3: MKDDDALPTTTMAAATMKKESLEASLFGKGRYKFWALAAILLLAFWSMLTGTVSLRWSAGNLNRFSDDFDTPKFDDLDVLEMEEREKVVRHMWDVYTNSRRIRLPRFWQEAFEAAYEDLTSDVPGLREAAVSEIAKMSVSTIDLEPPPLQSTDL, encoded by the exons ATGAAAGATGACGATGCTCTTCCGACGACGACGATGGCGGCGGCTACTATGAAAAAGGAAAGCTTAGAAGCCAGTCTATTCGGGAAAGGCCGGTACAAGTTCTGGGCATTGGCTGCCATTTTGCTCCTCGCATTCTGGTCCATGCTTACCGGCACCGTCTCCCTCCGTTGGTCCGCCGGCAACCTCAACCGCTTCTCCGACGACTTCGACACCCCCAAATTCGACGATCTCGACGTCCTt GAAATGGAGGAGAGGGAGAAGGTGGTGAGGCACATGTGGGACGTGTACACGAATAGCCGTCGGATCAGATTACCGCGATTCTGGCAGGAGGCGTTCGAGGCCGCATACGAGGACTTGACCAGCGACGTCCCTGGGCTCAGGGAGGCTGCTGTTTCCGAGATCGCTAAGATGTCTGTGAGCACCATTGATCTCGAACCACCTCCCCTGCAATCAACG
- the LOC131163302 gene encoding uncharacterized protein LOC131163302 isoform X1: MKDDDALPTTTMAAATMKKESLEASLFGKGRYKFWALAAILLLAFWSMLTGTVSLRWSAGNLNRFSDDFDTPKFDDLDVLEMEEREKVVRHMWDVYTNSRRIRLPRFWQEAFEAAYEDLTSDVPGLREAAVSEIAKMSVSTIDLEPPPLQSTVRINKAFTVLHYSFFLCLPVSCCKNLRNGALGFTFSA; encoded by the exons ATGAAAGATGACGATGCTCTTCCGACGACGACGATGGCGGCGGCTACTATGAAAAAGGAAAGCTTAGAAGCCAGTCTATTCGGGAAAGGCCGGTACAAGTTCTGGGCATTGGCTGCCATTTTGCTCCTCGCATTCTGGTCCATGCTTACCGGCACCGTCTCCCTCCGTTGGTCCGCCGGCAACCTCAACCGCTTCTCCGACGACTTCGACACCCCCAAATTCGACGATCTCGACGTCCTt GAAATGGAGGAGAGGGAGAAGGTGGTGAGGCACATGTGGGACGTGTACACGAATAGCCGTCGGATCAGATTACCGCGATTCTGGCAGGAGGCGTTCGAGGCCGCATACGAGGACTTGACCAGCGACGTCCCTGGGCTCAGGGAGGCTGCTGTTTCCGAGATCGCTAAGATGTCTGTGAGCACCATTGATCTCGAACCACCTCCCCTGCAATCAACGGTTCGTATTAATAAAGCCTTTACTGTACTTCATTACTCGTTCTTTCTTTGTCTGCCTGTGAGTTGCTGCAAAAATTTAAGAAACGGAGCCCTGGGATTTACTTTTAGTGCATAG